The Neurospora crassa OR74A linkage group IV, whole genome shotgun sequence genome has a segment encoding these proteins:
- a CDS encoding nucleoside-diphosphate-sugar epimerase — MHLILTGATGLIGSAVLDAMIKTKDITKISIISRRPVKMAEDAKDPRINVILHKDFEKYDSELLNQLQGATGCVWALGISQNAVGKEEYVKITKDFPLAAAAAFQTLPPSSSSSPSPDQDKEPFRFIYVSGEGTTTTPPSSQSPLSRLTTPFFAIIKGQAELALSQLSTSTFLPFSMRPAFIDAAAHPAIHPYIPKVSGLYTLSNCVLGPPIRAGYKKMWSPTEHLGKFLVEMAMGKWDETIRKEAEVSNGKGFEKLEGGSVVVGNEGWRRIASLEG, encoded by the exons ATGCATCTAATCCTCACAGGCGCCACCGGCCTCATCGGCTCCGCCGTCCTAGACGCCATGATCAAGACCAAAGACATCACCAAAATCTCCATCATCAGCCGACGACCCGTCAAGATGGCCGAAGACGCCAAGGACCCGCGCATCAACGTCATTCTTCACAAGGATTTCGAGAAGTACGACAGTGAGCTACTCAACCAGCTCCAGGGTGCAACGGGATGTGTTTGGGCGCTGGGAATTAGCCAAAATGCTGTTGGGAAGGA GGAATACGTCAAAATCACCAAAGACTTccccctcgccgccgccgccgctttcCAGACCttacccccttcttcttcttcttccccttctcccgACCAAGATAAAGAACCCTTCCGCTTCATCTACGTCTCCGGCGAAGGCACCACTACcacccctccttcctcccagTCCCCTCTATCAAGACTCACCACCCCTTTCTTCGCCATCATCAAAGGCCAAGCTGAACTCGCCCTCTCGCAGCTTTCTACTTCCACCTTTCTACCCTTCTCTATGCGCCCCGCCTTCATCGACGCGGCCGCCCACCCTGCCATTCACCCGTACATCCCCAAAGTGTCCGGCCTTTATACTTTGAGCAACTGTGTTTTGGGACCGCCCATCCGAGCGGGGTACAAGAAGATGTGGAGTCCTACGGAACATTTGGGAAAGTTCTTGGTGGAGATGGCGATGGGGAAGTGGGATGAGACGATCaggaaggaggcggaggttTCGAATGGAAAAGGGTTTGAGAAGTTGGAAGGGGGtagtgtggtggtgggaaatgaagggtggaggaggattgCTTCGTTGGAGGGGTAG
- a CDS encoding dynamin family protein: MVTFQSGALSKLCSKDQQELLDAIDRLRLEGINNYVSLPQIIVCGDQSSGKSSVLEAISGVAFPIKANLCTRFPTEVVLRRTLDISAHVSIVPHEDANATEKKALSAFREKMTSFDHLPDIIEKAKNYMGISTTQGKAFSNHRLRVEITGPDRPHLTIVDLPGLIHSETKNQTAADVQLIQKVVRSYMNEPRSIILAVVSAKNDFANQVVLKLARAADPPGHRTLGIITKPDALHPGSESEKQYVDLAKNQEVEFRLGWHVLRNKDSDKEAKNVVDRDTMEQQFFTQGAWTELPLAHLGIDKLRERLSKVLLKQIASELPNVMEEIEAKFEACNAQIQKLGDPRAKEAEQRLYLYTLSQSFQSLVKAAVDGTYNHDFFKDAKTDTGYRQRIRAVVQTLNEKFADEIASRGHHYAIETYHSRVVGDKMVLISEEKFIEHIEYLLKRTKGRELPGTFNPMIVSDLFLEQARPWGDLARQHVQRAWEAANQFLDLIIAHIADASTLRTLKKEIFGPFMDEILADMMEEANELLIPHQSGHPITYNQSFTDALHTAREEQSKKRLEKAVRSFFGDQCTATDITLRKTGYCSGCGVNYPGGTSAGGTNIKELVVALARTEQNPERFAAQEALSCLNAYYTVAMKRFIDDVAAQVIEDKLIDPLESILSPVSIFGMDSKQIAIIAGESEDSRIEREQLNKQLTVLQKGMDTCKRFTGMKFTGNSLFVSSASEANSASGAQKTPSSSSGAGKRKTKAQKDEKKQPQNAETSA, from the exons ATGGTAACCTTCCAGAGTGGTGCGTTGAGCAAGTTGTGCTCCAAGGATCAGCAAGAACTTTTGGATGCCATCGATCGTCTCCGTTTGGAGGGCATCAACAACTATGTCTCATTGCCGCAAATCATTGTTTGCGGTGATCAGTCATCTGGCAAGAGCTCTGTTCTGGAAGCCATCTCTGGCGTCGCTTTTCCTATCAAGGCGAACTTGTGCACTCGCTTTCCCACGGAAGTTGTTCTGCGCCGCACCCTCGACATAAGCGCCCACGTTTCCATTGTACCTCATGAAGACGCCAACGCGACTGAGAAAAAGGCCCTATCTGCCTTCAGGGAGAAGATGACCTCCTTCGACCACCTGCCGGATATTAtcgagaaggccaagaactACATGGGAATCTCCACGACACAAGGCAAGGCGTTTTCCAACCATCGCCTTCGCGTTGAGATTACTGGTCCTGACCGTCCACACCTTACTATTGTTGATCTTCCCGGTCTCATCCACTCGGAAACGAAGAACCAAACTGCCGCGGATGTCCAGCTGATCCAAAAAGTCGTCCGGTCTTACATGAATGAACCCAGGAGTATCATCTTAGCAGTCGTCTCGGCAAAAAACGACTTCGCAAATCAGGTGGTGTTGAAGCTGGCTCGCGCAGCCGACCCTCCCGGTCATCGCACTCTTGGTATCATCACCAAGCCTGATGCTTTACATCCTGGATCCGAGAGTGAGAAGCAATACGTCGACCTTGCCAAGAATCAGGAAGTCGAATTCCGTCTTGGATGGCATGTACTCCGGAACAAGGATTCCGATAAGGAAGCCAAGAATGTTGTTGACCGTGACACCATGGAGCAACAGTTCTTCACTCAGGGCGCCTGGACTGAGCTTCCGCTTGCCCACCTTGGCATCGACAAACTCCGTGAGAGACTGAGCAAGGTTCTACTCAAACAAATTGCCTCTGAGCTTCCCAATGTGATGGAGGAGATCGAGGCTAAGTTTGAGGCATGCAATGCTCAGATTCAGAAGCTCGGTGATCCTAGGGCGAAGGAGGCTGAACAGCGTCTCTATCTGTACACGCTTAGCCAATCTTTCCAGTCACTTGTGAAGGCTGCTGTGGATGGCACTTACAACCACGACTTCTTCAAGGACGCCAAGACCGACACTGGTTATAGACAGCGAATCCGAGCCGTGGTACAAACCCTCAATGAGAAGTTCGCCGACGAGATTGCGTCACGTGGTCATCACTATGCAATTGAGACATACCATTCCCGCGTTGTTGGTGACAAGATGGTCTTGATTTCTGAAGAGAAGTTCATTGAGCATATTGAGTATCTCTTGAAGCGTACTAAAGGTCGGGAGCTGCCGGGTACCTTCAACCCTATGATTGTTTCGGATCTTTTCCTGGAGCAAGCTCGGCCGTGGGGTGATTTGGCTCGTCAACATGTCCAAAGAGCTTGGGAGGCTGCTAATCAATTTCTCGATCTCATCATCGCCCATATCGCGGACGCTTCGACCTTGAGGACCCTGAAGAAGGAAATCTTTGGACCGTTTATGGACGAGATTCTGGCTGatatgatggaggaggccaaCGAGCTTCTGATACCACACCAGAGTGGCCATCCTATCACCTATAACCAGTCCTTCACAGATGCGCTCCATACGGCCCGAGAGGAGCAGTCGAAGAAGAGGCTGGAAAAGGCAGTACGCTCATTCTTTGGCGATCAGTGCACAGCAACAGACATTACGCTCAGAAAGACTGGGTATTGCAGCGGCTGCGGGGTCAACTACCCAGGGGGCACCTCCGCAGGCGGCACCAACATCAAGGAACTCGTGGTTGCACTAGCACGCACCGAACAGAATCCGGAACGTTTTGCGGCCCAAGAAGCCTTGAGTTGCCTCAACGCCTACTACACG GTAGCAATGAAGCGTTTCATCGACGATGTAGCCGCCCAGGTGATCGAAGATAAGCTGATTGACCCTCTTGAGAGTATCCTGTCTCCCGTATCAATCTTCGGAATGGACTCCAAGCagatcgccatcatcgccgGAGAATCCGAAGATAGCCGTATTGAACGAGAACAGCTCAACAAGCAACTTACGGTGCTCCAGAAGGGTATGGACACGTGCAAGCGCTTCACCGGGATGAAGTTCACTGGTA ACTCGCTGTTCGTCTCCTCGGCTTCCGAGGCCAACTCTGCGTCTGGAGCCCAAAAGACGCCTAGCTCGTCAAGTGGTGCAGGCAAGCGGAAGACCAAAGCGCAGAAAGACGAGAAAAAACAGCCACAGAATGCAGAG ACTAGCGCTTGA
- a CDS encoding UDP-glucose 6-dehydrogenase, variant, which translates to MAHQLPSTLDLGNDVSLDVSTAPTTPGSNLSFSPVLQAADEQPGIPAMKPQSTSRSLSSTLFDTTARTPPVRNICCVGAGYVGGPTAAVIAFNNPHIRVTVVDKDEKRIRRWNSVHPPIYEPGLNHILRIARDGSKECTIETRSLSTTNTTSSNTPDVSDASTPASECGSQCGDNVSKPIPARQPNLFFTADVAKSISEADIVLIAVNTPTKSRGAGAGSATDMTAFEAVTNVVAQHARPGAIIVEKSTVPCRTAQFVQDTLALHRPGIHFEVLSNPEFLAAGTAIKDLLNADRILIGSSATPSGQRAAAALASVYSAWIPRSRIITTNVFSSELAKLVANSMLAQRISSINSIAAVCEVTGADVSEVAGAIGADPRIGSKFLKAGIGFGGSCFKKDVLSLAYLAESLQLPEVADYWRNVITMNEFARNRFASRVVRCLNNTLIGKKLTMLGYAFKKDTNDTRESPAVEIIRTLVEEGPREIAVYDPCCNPAQMAEDIGRYVGAEVLQRNGGPVIVYADAYEACHSSDALLITTEFDEFKNTGEPVSASAEVLAPKAAPVKAVVPDPRPFKGEEPTETELLALHTFLLQSTDAEDKEDPLHRFNSVPDCAEDCPDCFIEKETGTSGYGAGQEHVFKGRLDWRKVHYHMHKPHWVFDGRGVLEVAGMEKLGFRVESVGRQGRV; encoded by the exons ATGGCCCATCAGTTACCCTCAACTCTGGACCTGGGGAACGACGTTAGTCTCGACGTCTCCACCGCGCCAACGACCCCAGGAAGCAACTTGTCTTTCAGTCCCGTCCTCCAGGCTGCGGATGAACAACCGGGGATCCCCGCCATGAAGCCCCAGAGCACCTCCAGATCGTTGTCGTCCACGCTGTTCGACACTACGGCCAGAACACCGCCAGTCCGCAACATCTGCTGTGTTGGCGCTGGCTATGTTG GCGGCCCTACTGCGGCTGTTATTGCCTTTAATAACCCCCATATCCGAGTGACGGTTGTCGACAAGGACGAGAAGCGCATTCGACGATGGAACTCTGTACATCCCCCCATCTACGAGCCTGGCTTGAACCACATTCTGCGCATTGCCCGTGACGGATCCAAGGAATGCACCATCGAGACTAGGTCCCTCTCCACGACCAACACAACATCTTCGAATACGCCAGATGTATCGGATGCGTCCACTCCGGCCTCAGAATGCGGCAGCCAGTGCGGAGACAATGTTTCGAAGCCTATTCCTGCCCGCCAGCCAAATCTCTTCTTCACAGCCGATGTAGCCAAGTCTATCAGCGAAGCCGACATCGTTCTGATTGCGGTCAATACGCCAACCAAGAGCCGTGGTGCCGGCGCAGGTTCTGCCACGGACATGACTGCCTTCGAGGCTGTCACCAATGTGGTTGCGCAGCATGCCCGGCCGGGTGCCATCATTGTAGAAAAGTCTACAGTCCCCTGTCGGACGGCGCAGTTTGTACAAGACACT CTTGCACTCCATAGGCCCGGTATTCACTTCGAGGTTCTTAGCAACCCCGAATTTTTGGCTGCCGGAACTGCTATTAAGGATCTTCTCAACGCAGATCGTATTTTGATCGGTTCCAGTGCAACACCATCTGGTCAGCGCGCAGCCGCCGCTTTAGCATCTGTCTACTCCGCTTGGATCCCAAGGTCACGGATCATCACTACTAATGTGTTCAGCTCTGAGCTTGCCAAGCTTGTCGCGAACTCCATGCTCGCCCAGCGCATCAGCAGTATCAACTCGATTGCGGCCGTGTGCGAGGTGACTGGCGCCGATGTCAGTGAGGTTGCAGGTGCGATTGGTGCCGACCCCCGTATCGGCAGCAAGTTCCTCAAGGCCGGTATCGGTTTCGGTGGCAGCTGCTTCAAGAAGGATGTGCTCAGTCTGGCTTACTTGGCCGAGAGCCTCCAACTACCCGAGGTAGCAGACTACTGGCGAAATGTCATCACCATGAACGAGTTCGCCAGGAACAGGTTCGCTTCGCGTGTCGTGAGGTGtctcaacaacaccctcaTTGGCAAGAAACTCACCATGCTTGGCTACGCCTTCAAGAAGGATACCAACGATACCCGTGAGTCGCCAGCGGTGGAGATTATCCGAACCTTGGTGGAGGAAGGGCCTCGGGAGATTGCCGTCTACGACCCCTGCTGCAACCCAGCGCAGATGGCCGAGGATATCGGTCGCTATGTCGGCGCCGAGGTACTACAGAGAAACGGAGGCCCTGTCATTGTCTACGCAGACGCTTACGAGGCCTGTCACTCCTCTGACGCGCTACTAATTACCACCGAGTTCGATGAGTTCAAGAACACCGGTGAGCCGGTATCAGCGTCTGCCGAGGTCTTGGCCCCCAAGGCTGCGCCTGTCAAGGCCGTTGTCCCCGACCCGCGACCGTTCAAGGGTGAGGAGCCAACCGAGACTGAGCTCCTTGCTCTTCATACCTTTTTACTGCAGTCAACAGATGCGGAGGATAAGGAAGATCCATTGCATCGCTTCAACTCCGTGCCGGACTGCGCTGAGGACTGTCCAGACTGTTTCATCGAGAAGGAAACGGGGACCAGTGGTTACGGAGCGGGACAGGAGCACGTCTTCAAGGGCAGGCTCGACTGGAGGAAAGTTCACTACCACATGCACAAACCTCACTGGGTGTTTGATGGTAGGGGAGTGTTGGAGGTGGCGGGCATGGAGAAGTTGGGCTTCCGCGTGGAGAGTGTTGGTCGTCAGGGGAGGGTCTGA